One genomic segment of Aquipluma nitroreducens includes these proteins:
- a CDS encoding YihY/virulence factor BrkB family protein: protein MPDRLSKKLISIWESILVKAKRVTLPGLDGMAIYDVMVFFWRSIVDGALSTRASAIAFSFFVALFPLIIFLFTLIPYIPVDNFQNELFLLIKDMVPENTFKAIEETVMDILTRQRGDLLSLGFFMALIFSTNGFASMMTAFDASLHSFERRTWLGQRLIALLLLIIMSVLLAVAITLITYGQYFINYMVANGYLKDHFTIILLSISKWIVILFLFFMANSFLYYLAPAKKTKWRFISAGGTLSTVLSVVTFLGFTYYINRFGQYNKLYGSIGTLLVILLLMYLMSMILLIGFELNASINEAVKHSKGGFAHRNQA, encoded by the coding sequence ATGCCTGATAGACTCTCGAAAAAACTGATCTCCATTTGGGAAAGTATACTGGTCAAGGCAAAACGGGTTACTCTCCCCGGACTTGATGGAATGGCAATCTATGATGTGATGGTTTTTTTCTGGCGCAGCATAGTCGATGGCGCTTTATCTACACGCGCTTCAGCTATTGCATTCAGCTTTTTTGTCGCTCTTTTCCCGCTCATTATCTTCCTGTTTACTCTCATTCCGTATATCCCGGTTGATAATTTCCAGAATGAACTTTTCCTTTTGATTAAGGATATGGTTCCTGAAAATACCTTCAAAGCCATCGAAGAAACTGTTATGGATATTTTGACCCGTCAGCGGGGCGACTTGCTTTCACTTGGTTTTTTCATGGCGCTTATTTTCTCAACCAACGGCTTTGCTTCGATGATGACTGCGTTCGATGCTTCACTTCACAGTTTCGAACGCCGTACCTGGCTTGGACAACGATTGATTGCTTTGTTGCTTTTGATTATCATGTCGGTTTTGCTTGCTGTTGCAATCACGTTGATTACTTATGGCCAGTATTTTATCAACTACATGGTAGCGAATGGATATTTAAAAGACCATTTCACAATTATTTTGCTTTCAATCTCGAAATGGATTGTCATTTTATTTTTGTTTTTCATGGCCAATTCATTTCTGTATTACCTGGCACCTGCCAAGAAAACCAAATGGCGTTTTATTTCCGCTGGAGGCACTTTGTCTACCGTTCTGAGTGTAGTCACCTTTTTAGGATTCACCTATTACATCAATCGCTTTGGTCAGTACAACAAGCTGTATGGCTCGATCGGAACATTGCTGGTTATTTTGCTACTGATGTATTTGATGTCGATGATTCTTCTGATCGGGTTTGAGTTGAATGCCAGTATCAACGAAGCAGTAAAGCATTCAAAGGGAGGATTTGCGCACAGGAATCAGGCTTGA
- a CDS encoding rhomboid family protein: protein MTIFDEIKESFREGSALTRVIYINLGVFLVFRILNVFFFLSGTPFPLMDWLALPADFEQLASRPWTLITYMFLHFDFLHILFNLLWLYWMGQIFLTYFDQGKLITIYLLGGISGGLFYVAGYNLFPVFSHMVSDSRLLGASASVIAIVTALAVNAPNHTLHLMFIGPVKMKYIALVSVLMYVIGISSTNAGGNLAHLGGAFWGVIYVLQLRRGIDPGKSVNGLFSSLKKTFSPKPKVKVSYRKPVDDIEYNRQKNQDQKRMNEILEKISKSGYDSLSKEEKEILFRMGK from the coding sequence ATGACCATTTTCGACGAAATAAAGGAATCATTTAGAGAAGGATCAGCATTGACCCGAGTGATCTACATTAACCTGGGAGTTTTCCTTGTTTTCCGGATATTAAACGTGTTCTTTTTCCTTTCCGGAACGCCGTTCCCTCTTATGGACTGGCTGGCGCTCCCGGCTGATTTCGAACAGTTGGCAAGTCGGCCTTGGACGCTCATCACCTACATGTTTCTGCATTTCGATTTTCTGCATATCCTGTTTAATCTGCTTTGGCTTTACTGGATGGGGCAGATTTTCCTGACTTATTTTGATCAGGGAAAACTAATTACAATTTATTTGCTGGGAGGTATCTCAGGAGGATTATTCTATGTGGCCGGATATAATTTATTTCCGGTGTTTTCGCATATGGTTTCTGACTCCAGACTCCTAGGCGCATCGGCTTCAGTAATTGCAATCGTTACCGCATTGGCTGTAAATGCTCCAAACCACACACTTCATTTGATGTTTATCGGGCCGGTGAAAATGAAATACATTGCACTCGTGTCGGTTTTGATGTATGTGATTGGCATTTCGTCGACCAATGCAGGAGGTAACCTGGCTCATCTGGGTGGCGCTTTCTGGGGAGTGATTTATGTGTTGCAGTTGCGGAGGGGAATTGATCCCGGCAAAAGTGTAAATGGATTGTTTTCAAGTCTGAAAAAGACCTTCAGCCCAAAGCCCAAAGTAAAAGTTAGCTATCGAAAACCGGTAGATGACATTGAGTACAACCGACAGAAAAATCAGGATCAAAAACGTATGAACGAAATCCTTGAAAAAATAAGTAAGTCGGGCTACGATTCCTTATCGAAAGAAGAAAAAGAAATTCTTTTCAGGATGGGGAAATAA